A part of Cydia amplana chromosome 24, ilCydAmpl1.1, whole genome shotgun sequence genomic DNA contains:
- the LOC134658956 gene encoding uncharacterized protein K02A2.6-like has protein sequence MSIGKIGEFKIASDNWRLYVERLEQYFLCNNIKAELQVPTLVTVIGAEGYELLVNLCTPDKPTTKTFADLTAILEKHLQPKPSVLAERYKFRHRKQGDSESMSNYVAVLKRMSKTCDFGAWLEDSLRDQFVCGIHSETIRQRLFAEDKLDFTKAFNLAVSMEAAEKDAAMVEGSRKPASDGTSALASCQAIAASSSRRRNEAARGAWQPRGAERGAASAASAGKRRDAHCNACGGTHGTDTCRFTRYVCKVCNKQGHLQRVCPLMADTRTHSVEVMNMASHRDTYSEDSDMSDEVIIIHVNNLKAADYKPIFMKINVQGIDLDMECDTGSAISCVSKKVYEQLFSQLVLYSSNVRLRYYTGELVKPVGVVKPLVKYKDRQEYLEMYVIENGKSMLIGRQWLAELNMPIPTPCRPCNVNRNEVDGNEFNLTDFSSRFCDVFADGLGRFTGGRVSIHLREGARPVFLRARPLAYALRTPVERALEQLVRDGVLTPVDRSDWATPIVPVVKKDGNVRICADYKLTLNRMLEVDRYPLPRVEDLLARLYGGKRFSKIDLSQAYAQFELDDSRKYTVINTHKGLFRYNRLVYGLSSSPGIFQRRLEQMFADLPHVGVFLDDVIITGSDTETHIDNLVKVFERLQAYGLRVKKEKCAFFAKSINYLGHVISEDGIHTCPEKVKAIEAAPAPRNVSELRAFIGMVMYYAKFVGNVSSIMAPLYNLLKSGVKFVWDRECQAAFQEIKRALGSSQVLTHYSEELPLILTCDASGVGVASVISHITEHGERPVAYASRTLTAAERAYAQIDREALAIVYGIRKFHQYLYGRKFILRTDHKPLTYIFGDKVGIPVMAASRIQRWAVLLSGYDYQIEYVASKQNCADALSRLPQAKEGAAGREEEVTYVNFVENFLPAFSPAYHPASNGAAEQAVKLCKRAIKKAFRDGVDVDVALQTYLLAYRNSVHSTTGETPAMLLQKRNLRSRLDLLRSDRGLEDRVRDAQRRQQAQAGQSAIAERNLVTGETVWARNYTGADKWIKGTIVGKEGSRRYTLDNGDGRLLVRHIDQLRRRSVLSSIPCPTDRGPDGDEQAEQLESAEVQPAGSVDRATNAIAGDA, from the exons ATGTCAATCGGCAAAATAGGCGAGTTTAAGATCGCGTCGGACAATTGGCGGTTATATGTAGAACGACTTGAACAGTATTTCTTGTGTAACAACATTAAAGCTGAGTTGCAAGTGCCTACGTTAGTGACCGTGATTGGCGCCGAGGGTTATGAACTCCTAGTCAACTTGTGCACGCCGGATAAACCTACGACAAAAACATTCGCCGACTTAACTGCCATTTTAGAAAAACATTTGCAACCTAAACCTAGTGTACTGGCAGAACGTTATAAATTTAGGCATAGGAAACAGGGAGATAGTGAATCTATGTCTAATTACGTGGCAGTTTTGAAAAGAATGTCTAAGACGTGTGACTTTGGGGCGTGGCTCGAAGATAGTTTAAGGGATCAGTTTGTATGCGGAATTCACAGCGAGACCATTCGACAAAGGCTTTTTGCTGAAGATAAGCTAGATTTCACTAAAGCTTTTAATCTGGCAGTCAGTATGGAAGCGGCTGAGAAGGACGCCGCTATGGTCGAGGGGTCACGAAAGCCTGCTAGTGACGGGACAAGTGCGCTGGCGTCTTGTCAAGCGATAGCGGCGAGTTCGTCACGACGTAGGAACGAGGCGGCGCGTGGAGCATGGCAACCGCGGGGCGCAGAGCGAGGT GCAGCGTCGGCAGCGTCGGCGGGAAAACGGCGGGACGCACACTGTAACGCTTGCGGCGGGACGCACGGCACGGACACCTGCCGGTTCACCCGCTATGTGTGCAAGGTGTGCAACAAGCAGGGACACTTGCAACGGGTGTGTCCATTAATGGCTGATACTCGTACTCACAGCGTGGAAGTTATGAATATGGCCAGTCACCGGGACACATATAGTGAGGACAGTGACATGAGTGACGAGGTAATTATCATACATGTTAATAACTTAAAGGCAGCGGATTACAAacctatttttatgaaaataaatgtgCAGGGTATTGACCTTGACATGGAATGCGATACAGGCAGTGCGATATCATGCGTCAGCAAAAAAGTTTACGAACAATTGTTTTCTCAGTTAGTACTTTATAGTAGTAATGTTAGATTACGTTATTACACTGGAGAGCTTGTAAAACCAGTCGGTGTAGTAAAACCACTGGTAAAATATAAAGATAGGCAGGAATATTTGGAGATGTATGTAATTGAAAATGGTAAATCCATGTTGATAGGCAGACAATGGCTGGCGGAATTAAATATGCCCATACCTACGCCATGCAGACCTTGCAATGTTAATAGAAACGAGGTAGATGGAAATGAGTTTAACTTGACGGATTTCAGTTCCAGATTTTGTGACGTGTTCGCGGATGGTTTGGGGCGGTTCACCGGCGGTCGCGTGAGCATCCACCTGCGGGAAGGGGCGCGGCCGGTGTTCCTGCGCGCGCGGCCCCTGGCGTACGCGCTGCGCACGCCGGTGGAGCGCGCGCTGGAGCAGCTGGTGCGCGACGGCGTGCTCACCCCCGTCGACCGCTCCGACTGGGCTACACCCATTGTCCCGGTAGTAAAGAAGGATGGTAATGTAAGAATTTGCGCTGATTACAAACTGACCTTAAATAGAATGCTAGAAGTCGATCGATATCCGTTACCTAGGGTAGAAGATTTGTTAGCACGCCTGTACGGGGGGAAGCGATTTAGTAAGATCGACTTATCGCAGGCCTACGCGCAATTTGAGCTGGACGATTCTCGAAAATACACCGTGATTAATACTCATAAGGGCTTATTCCGATATAATCGTCTTGTGTATGGATTGTCCTCGAGCCCGGGTATATTTCAGAGGCGGTTGGAACAAATGTTTGCAGACTTGCCACACGTAGGCGTATTCCTTGACGACGTGATTATCACGGGCAGCGATACGGAAACGCATATTGACAATTTAGTTAAAGTTTTTGAGCGGTTGCAAGCCTATGGTTTGCGCGTAAAAAAAGAGAAATGCGCTTTCTTTGCTAAGTCGATTAATTATCTAGGGCACGTCATTAGTGAAGATGGCATACATACTTGCCCAGAAAAAGTAAAGGCCATCGAGGCCGCGCCGGCGCCACGTAATGTATCCGAATTAAGGGCCTTTATAGGGATGGTAATGTATTACGCGAAGTTCGTCGGTAATGTCAGTAGTATAATGGCACCCTTgtataatttattgaaaagtGGAGTTAAGTTCGTGTGGGATAGGGAGTGTCAGGCGGCTTTCCAAGAAATCAAGAGGGCGCTCGGGTCGAGTCAAGTGCTAACGCATTATTCAGAGGAATTGCCACTGATTTTGACTTGCGACGCATCTGGAGTGGGGGTTGCCTCGGTGATATCGCACATCACGGAGCACGGGGAGCGGCCCGTGGCATATGCCTCGCGCACGCTTACAGCGGCGGAGCGTGCGTACGCACAAATAGACCGGGAGGCACTAGCAATTGTCTACGGAATTCGTAAATTCCACCAATACCTATACGGTCGCAAATTTATATTACGGACTGATCACAAGCCTCTCACGTACATTTTTGGAGATAAGGTCGGCATTCCGGTAATGGCAGCTTCGCGCATACAACGGTGGGCGGTTCTTTTATCGGGGTACGATTATCAAATTGAATATGTTGCATCAAAACAAAATTGTGCGGACGCGCTATCGCGGTTACCTCAGGCGAAAGAGGGGGCAGCGGGTAGAGAGGAAGAAGTCACTTATGTGAATTTTGTAGAAAACTTCCTACCG GCATTTTCACCCGCATACCACCCGGCATCCAATGGAGCTGCAGAGCAAGCGGTAAAGTTGTGTAAACGGGCGATAAAGAAAGCGTTTAGAGACGGGGTAGATGTAGACGTCGCATTACAAACGTACCTGCTAGCGTATAGGAATAGCGTGCATAGTACCACGGGAGAAACCCCAGCGATGCTTCTACAAAAACGGAATTTACGTTCGAGGTTAGACTTATTACGTAGTGATCGTGGGCTGGAAGACCGGGTACGTGACGCGCAGCGCCGCCAGCAGGCGCAGGCCGGCCAGAGCGCGATCGCGGAGCGAAACTTGGTAACGGGAGAAACAGTTTGGGCGCGTAATTATACTGGTGCCGATAAATGGATCAAAGGTACTATCGTAGGCAAGGAGGGTTCACGTCGGTATACCCTGGATAACGGAGACGGGCGACTTCTAGTTAGACATATAGACCAACTCAGGCGCAGATCAGTTTTATCGAGCATTCCGTGCCCTACGGACCGGGGGCCCGACGGGGATGAGCAGGCTGAACAATTAGAGAGTGCCGAGGTACAACCTGCTGGGTCGGTGGATCGGG CCACCAACGCGATCGCCGGTGACGCTTAG